From the Verrucomicrobiota bacterium genome, one window contains:
- a CDS encoding leucine-rich repeat domain-containing protein has product MELDAPFNATCDAPHKLQSSRKLANLDPLLEWLRLVPGRVALAHLALLAGIMLTGHATVPEQAEFPDPGLAAAVRGALGLGDSDPLPHSVLRHVRHLQATDRGIRSLDGLDQLTELESIQLVSNPLDSIVIPATLTKLTTLIAWDCMITNLVFLAGTASLEALTLVETKLSELVLPGTYPKLRLIQVSGDSLAQLSLSKELPALEELDIYKCRLDSLDLSGTALPKLERIHSSDTQIALLRIDDRANRLIRVSMWDNELAEVVLPAASPFLESISLRRNPLRRLQLPAQAPKLKELLLDFTGLDRLDLPASLPSFEYLSLEGAHLPHFDFSLALATATNIVVRECGISSLVIPRYMTRLIELHAGGNPLVRFEIEGELPRLRYLDINISRLESIEAFRKLSGLTSLALPSNNSNLTQVLAPLVQLTNLFISLQDAPQAIPMLPATLTQLTLQDYSRGDWSFLRQASKLSTLTLESCALGRFDLPEGVARQLANLSLIRTPARDLSSLSRMPSLKTVFFMETGLTNATIPCGLEYLEYFSSLGNAISKIRASRRLPSLVVADVWENEHSEIEIGPELPNLLKLWVDPLNVTRLVVSEQAAAYRLKRDLDSYQSQGVAVRLYPAEVTLSQPVSSKVDFGFDLWGPPGDYDIEQSSDMGHWILAGQIQNRFGAATFLQDSGPSAQNPHRFYRVRRLSPFPCP; this is encoded by the coding sequence ATGGAGCTCGATGCCCCATTCAACGCGACGTGCGACGCCCCTCACAAGCTTCAATCATCACGGAAGCTGGCGAACCTCGATCCTCTGCTCGAATGGCTGCGTCTCGTGCCCGGCCGCGTGGCTCTCGCTCACTTGGCCCTCCTCGCGGGAATCATGCTGACGGGTCACGCGACAGTCCCAGAACAGGCCGAGTTTCCTGATCCTGGACTGGCGGCCGCGGTCCGCGGCGCATTGGGCCTCGGAGATTCCGACCCCCTGCCTCACTCGGTGCTCCGGCACGTCCGGCATCTCCAGGCGACCGATCGCGGAATTCGGAGCCTCGACGGACTCGATCAACTCACCGAACTCGAATCCATCCAACTCGTCAGTAACCCTCTGGACTCCATCGTCATTCCGGCCACACTCACCAAGCTCACCACCCTCATCGCTTGGGATTGTATGATCACCAATCTGGTCTTCCTCGCTGGAACCGCATCCCTTGAAGCATTGACTTTGGTAGAAACCAAGCTGTCCGAACTCGTCCTTCCGGGAACTTATCCGAAATTGAGATTGATCCAGGTGTCCGGGGACTCGCTCGCGCAACTCTCTCTTTCCAAGGAGTTACCGGCGCTTGAGGAACTCGACATTTATAAATGCCGTTTGGATTCGCTCGATCTCTCGGGGACTGCTCTGCCCAAACTGGAACGGATCCATTCTTCAGACACTCAAATTGCCTTGCTCCGGATCGATGACCGGGCAAACCGGCTCATCAGGGTCTCGATGTGGGACAACGAGCTAGCAGAAGTGGTGTTGCCTGCTGCATCCCCCTTCCTGGAATCCATCAGCCTTCGGCGCAATCCACTTCGCCGGCTTCAACTGCCCGCGCAAGCCCCCAAACTGAAGGAACTGTTGTTGGATTTCACCGGACTCGACCGCCTTGATCTGCCGGCCTCGTTGCCCAGTTTCGAATACCTTTCCTTAGAGGGAGCTCATCTCCCGCACTTCGATTTTTCGCTGGCGCTCGCGACGGCAACCAACATCGTGGTCAGGGAGTGCGGAATCTCCTCTCTCGTCATTCCCCGTTACATGACCCGTTTGATCGAACTCCATGCGGGCGGAAATCCGCTGGTCCGGTTTGAAATCGAGGGAGAATTGCCGCGGCTCCGATATCTGGACATCAACATCTCACGACTCGAATCCATCGAAGCATTCCGCAAACTGTCCGGGCTGACCTCGCTTGCGCTGCCTTCAAACAATTCCAATTTGACCCAGGTGCTCGCACCTCTGGTGCAACTGACCAATTTGTTTATCAGCCTTCAGGACGCTCCCCAAGCGATTCCCATGCTGCCCGCGACATTGACCCAACTGACTCTTCAGGATTACTCACGGGGAGACTGGTCATTCCTCAGGCAAGCCTCCAAATTGTCCACTCTAACCCTCGAAAGTTGCGCCTTGGGCAGATTCGACCTCCCCGAGGGAGTTGCAAGGCAACTTGCCAACCTGAGCCTGATCCGAACGCCCGCGAGAGACCTGTCCTCCCTTTCCCGCATGCCCTCGCTGAAGACCGTCTTCTTCATGGAAACGGGGCTCACCAACGCCACGATTCCCTGCGGGCTCGAATATCTGGAATACTTCTCCTCGCTGGGCAACGCGATCTCCAAAATCCGGGCCAGCCGACGGCTTCCATCACTCGTGGTCGCCGATGTCTGGGAAAATGAACATTCCGAAATCGAAATCGGACCCGAGCTGCCGAATTTGCTGAAATTATGGGTTGATCCGCTCAATGTCACCCGGCTGGTTGTCAGTGAACAAGCGGCCGCGTATCGACTGAAACGGGACCTGGACTCTTACCAGTCACAAGGGGTGGCCGTTCGACTTTACCCGGCGGAAGTCACTCTATCTCAACCCGTATCGTCGAAGGTCGACTTTGGCTTCGATCTTTGGGGTCCGCCCGGCGATTACGATATCGAGCAGTCCAGTGACATGGGCCATTGGATCCTGGCCGGCCAAATTCAAAACCGATTTGGCGCCGCCACGTTCCTTCAGGACTCGGGACCTTCCGCCCAAAACCCCCATCGATTCTACCGCGTCCGCCGCCTCAGTCCGTTCCCTTGCCCGTAG
- a CDS encoding HDOD domain-containing protein — MNPRSLIERAEKLTAPSPAVVKLLDFLNRSEVDNDEILAVVRKDPVLCCKLLATCNSPAYGLSSQVGSLDQAVLYLGSQVIYRLVLALSFGPSLTRKLGGYAIDGQDLWKHSLLAGTLTSKVIEAMPRSNFEPSVAYTAGLIHDIGKILMNQALDNKTKEAIQKIIEGQGLSLLEAERAVLKTDHAEVGAHLLQLWKLPEIVIEAVANHHAPVIHPHPKLSSVIHVANVLAHGAGSTPGWSSFAVRAHEEVPEALGLNETAMQCLALESFDALAQVEQMAASK, encoded by the coding sequence ATGAACCCAAGGAGTCTTATCGAGAGGGCCGAGAAGCTGACCGCTCCTTCCCCTGCAGTGGTCAAACTGCTCGACTTTCTCAATCGCAGCGAGGTGGACAACGACGAAATCCTCGCCGTCGTGCGCAAGGATCCCGTGTTGTGCTGCAAACTGCTCGCCACTTGCAACAGCCCCGCCTACGGACTCTCCAGCCAGGTCGGATCTTTGGATCAAGCCGTCCTCTACCTTGGTTCCCAGGTGATCTATCGCCTCGTCCTGGCCTTGAGCTTCGGACCCTCATTGACCCGAAAACTTGGAGGCTACGCGATCGACGGACAGGATCTTTGGAAACATTCCCTGCTGGCCGGCACACTGACCTCGAAGGTGATCGAAGCCATGCCCCGCTCCAACTTCGAACCCTCTGTCGCCTACACGGCTGGGCTGATCCACGACATCGGCAAAATCCTGATGAACCAGGCGCTGGACAACAAAACCAAGGAGGCGATCCAGAAGATCATCGAAGGCCAGGGCCTCTCCCTGCTCGAAGCTGAGCGTGCCGTGCTGAAAACGGACCACGCAGAGGTAGGCGCTCACTTGCTGCAGCTATGGAAGCTGCCTGAGATCGTCATCGAAGCGGTGGCGAACCACCACGCGCCCGTCATCCATCCACACCCCAAACTGTCCTCCGTCATTCACGTGGCGAATGTTCTCGCACATGGTGCGGGCTCGACCCCCGGTTGGTCTTCCTTTGCCGTGCGCGCCCACGAAGAAGTCCCTGAAGCTTTGGGTCTCAACGAAACCGCCATGCAATGCCTCGCCTTGGAGTCCTTTGATGCCCTCGCCCAGGTGGAGCAAATGGCCGCCTCCAAATAA
- a CDS encoding 4-hydroxy-tetrahydrodipicolinate reductase, which produces MTRILIHGSKGRMGQALITGAARIPDAEITGKVDLGDSLDEALPAADVVIDFTFHSATLGVALKCASLGKALVIGTTGHDETAKKSIQDLASVIPMVWASNYSTGVNTLFWLTRQAAEILGPDFDLEVVEMHHRLKKDAPSGTAETLGEILASVRQSQLKNVARHGRHGIVGERTSEEIGMHSLRGGDVVGDHTVIFAANGERLELTHKASSRDTFAHGALRAALWVVRQKPGLYSMQNVLGLSK; this is translated from the coding sequence ATGACTCGCATTCTGATCCACGGTTCCAAAGGCCGCATGGGCCAGGCCCTCATCACAGGCGCCGCCAGAATCCCGGATGCCGAAATCACGGGAAAGGTGGACCTCGGAGATTCACTCGATGAGGCCCTTCCCGCCGCGGATGTGGTGATCGATTTTACGTTCCATTCCGCCACCCTGGGAGTCGCGCTCAAATGCGCCTCGCTCGGCAAAGCCCTGGTCATCGGCACGACCGGGCATGACGAAACCGCCAAAAAATCGATCCAGGATCTTGCCTCTGTCATCCCCATGGTTTGGGCCTCGAATTACTCGACGGGTGTGAACACGCTCTTCTGGCTGACCCGCCAGGCCGCCGAAATCCTGGGACCCGATTTCGATCTTGAAGTCGTCGAAATGCATCATCGGCTCAAAAAGGACGCGCCGAGCGGCACCGCCGAAACCTTGGGCGAGATCCTCGCCTCCGTCCGACAATCCCAGCTCAAAAACGTCGCCCGCCACGGCCGGCACGGCATCGTCGGTGAACGCACATCGGAGGAAATCGGCATGCACTCCCTCCGCGGCGGTGACGTGGTGGGAGATCACACCGTCATCTTTGCCGCCAACGGCGAACGGCTCGAACTCACCCACAAAGCCTCGAGCCGCGACACCTTTGCCCACGGCGCGCTCCGAGCCGCCCTCTGGGTCGTGCGGCAAAAACCCGGCCTCTACTCGATGCAGAACGTCCTTGGTCTTTCCAAGTAA
- a CDS encoding 4-hydroxy-tetrahydrodipicolinate synthase, with translation MTAARAFHGTYTALATPFRDGRLDEAALEKLIRFQIRQGVEGIVPVGTTGESPTLSVEEHIRVIELSVKFAHKKIRVIAGTGANCTEEAIHLTLAAQSVGADASLQVAPYYNKPTQEGLFQHFHAIARATTLPILLYSIPGRCGIEIAVDTVNRLAHDSVNIVGIKEAGGSCDRVSQLRASLGKDFVILSGDDSLTLPFMAVGADGVISVASNIIPREVAHMVRAFALGKPAIALKLHHKFYPVFKDLFLETNPIPVKAALAEMGLLAEEYRLPLVPMTPKHRESLVQTLRAAGIVKSPGV, from the coding sequence ATGACAGCCGCCCGCGCTTTCCACGGAACCTACACCGCCCTCGCGACCCCATTCCGAGATGGACGACTCGATGAGGCGGCTCTGGAAAAACTCATCCGGTTTCAGATTCGCCAGGGCGTGGAGGGCATCGTCCCCGTCGGCACCACCGGAGAATCTCCGACCCTCTCCGTCGAGGAACACATCCGGGTCATCGAACTCTCCGTCAAGTTCGCCCACAAGAAAATCCGCGTCATCGCGGGTACCGGAGCGAATTGCACGGAAGAAGCCATCCACCTGACCCTCGCCGCCCAGTCGGTCGGCGCCGACGCTTCTCTGCAGGTCGCCCCCTACTACAACAAGCCCACGCAAGAGGGCCTCTTTCAACATTTCCACGCCATCGCGCGCGCCACCACGCTCCCGATCCTCCTCTACAGCATTCCCGGACGCTGCGGCATCGAAATCGCGGTGGACACGGTCAACCGGCTGGCCCATGACAGCGTGAACATCGTTGGAATCAAAGAGGCGGGCGGCAGTTGCGATCGCGTGAGTCAGTTGCGAGCTTCACTGGGCAAAGACTTCGTCATCCTCAGCGGGGATGACTCCCTCACGCTGCCCTTCATGGCGGTGGGCGCCGACGGCGTGATCAGCGTAGCCTCCAACATCATTCCCAGGGAAGTGGCCCACATGGTTCGCGCCTTTGCCCTGGGCAAGCCGGCCATCGCCCTCAAGCTTCATCATAAATTCTATCCGGTCTTCAAAGACCTCTTCCTCGAAACCAACCCCATCCCGGTAAAAGCCGCGCTGGCCGAGATGGGCCTCCTGGCGGAAGAATACCGACTTCCTCTCGTGCCCATGACGCCCAAACATCGCGAATCACTCGTGCAAACACTCCGAGCGGCAGGCATTGTCAAGAGCCCCGGCGTATGA
- a CDS encoding chemotaxis protein CheD has translation MGMADMIASNDVSAQLVTYSLGSCVGIVIYDPVRKVGGMLHAMLPDSTINPARALIKPHMFVDTGLPALFQAVYSLGGVKSRLTVKLAGGAQFLDEKKVFNIEQRNTDQALAQLSRDGVIPSARIIGGRDSRTLRLDLATGELLLDVPGKPPSKI, from the coding sequence GTGGGCATGGCCGACATGATCGCGAGCAACGACGTCTCCGCCCAGTTGGTCACCTACTCCCTCGGTTCCTGCGTTGGTATCGTCATCTACGATCCGGTGAGGAAGGTCGGAGGCATGCTCCACGCCATGCTGCCCGATTCCACCATCAATCCCGCCCGCGCCCTGATCAAACCCCACATGTTCGTGGACACCGGGCTGCCCGCCCTCTTCCAAGCCGTCTATTCCCTCGGCGGCGTCAAGAGCCGGCTCACGGTCAAACTGGCCGGAGGAGCTCAATTCCTCGACGAAAAGAAGGTCTTCAATATCGAACAACGAAATACCGACCAGGCCCTTGCCCAGCTTTCCCGAGACGGTGTCATCCCCTCTGCCAGAATCATCGGCGGGCGAGACAGCCGTACCTTGCGACTCGACCTCGCCACCGGCGAACTCCTCCTCGATGTCCCAGGCAAACCCCCCTCGAAAATATGA
- a CDS encoding long-chain fatty acid--CoA ligase translates to MLYERWLETVDRQRSKLALMEFGTGQSWTFEALQTECEQCVREGVQEGSLASATGGGLEFVLGVLRGWRLGIPVCPLERGQAAPLGMLAPKGTAHVKSTSATTSSARWVCFTEAQLAADVDALVPAMGLRGDAPNLAVISMAHSYGFSNLVMPLLLHGVPLVTGVERLPGALARASACFEAVTLPAVPALWSAWHTAGAIPGNARVAISAGAPLPLPLDEDVFRQYGLKIHNFYGSTECGGIAYDDSQRPREDPWVVGRALPGRTLSMGEAGNLVVEGASVGLGYWPEAPSAMGMGRFETSDAVRLEQGIVRWLGRLNDTINVAGRKLHPEVVERVLAGCPDVREVAVFGVTSLHASRGDEVVACWAGGEGSDELRIKDHATRQLEDWQVPRHWVRVGRLPVNERGKISRSELRARWQRGESLED, encoded by the coding sequence ATGCTCTACGAACGATGGTTGGAGACGGTTGACCGCCAGCGGTCAAAACTGGCGCTCATGGAATTCGGCACCGGACAGAGCTGGACGTTTGAAGCATTACAAACGGAGTGTGAGCAGTGCGTGAGGGAAGGTGTGCAGGAAGGGTCTTTGGCGTCCGCGACTGGAGGCGGGTTGGAATTCGTCCTGGGGGTGCTGAGGGGGTGGCGGCTGGGAATTCCGGTGTGTCCGTTGGAAAGGGGCCAAGCGGCGCCGCTGGGAATGCTCGCTCCGAAGGGAACGGCTCATGTGAAATCCACCTCCGCGACGACTTCCTCGGCACGTTGGGTATGCTTTACGGAGGCTCAACTGGCGGCGGATGTCGACGCTTTGGTGCCGGCGATGGGCTTGAGAGGTGACGCGCCGAACTTGGCGGTCATTTCAATGGCGCATTCCTATGGTTTCTCGAATTTGGTGATGCCGTTGCTTCTGCATGGCGTTCCACTGGTGACGGGCGTGGAGAGGCTGCCGGGCGCGCTCGCCCGGGCGTCGGCTTGTTTCGAAGCGGTGACGTTGCCGGCGGTGCCGGCGCTCTGGTCGGCGTGGCACACGGCGGGGGCGATTCCTGGAAACGCGCGAGTGGCCATCAGCGCCGGGGCGCCCTTGCCTCTTCCGCTCGATGAGGATGTCTTTCGCCAATACGGGCTGAAAATCCACAATTTCTACGGTTCCACCGAGTGCGGTGGCATTGCCTACGACGATTCCCAGCGACCGCGCGAGGATCCATGGGTGGTGGGACGGGCTTTGCCCGGACGGACGCTGTCGATGGGCGAGGCTGGGAACTTGGTGGTGGAAGGAGCGAGTGTGGGGCTGGGTTATTGGCCTGAAGCGCCATCCGCCATGGGGATGGGCCGATTTGAGACGAGCGATGCTGTGCGTTTGGAACAAGGCATCGTGCGCTGGCTGGGGAGGCTCAACGACACCATCAATGTGGCAGGCCGCAAGCTGCATCCGGAGGTCGTGGAACGGGTGCTGGCGGGATGTCCGGACGTGCGGGAGGTCGCCGTGTTTGGGGTGACGTCCCTGCATGCATCGCGTGGGGATGAGGTTGTGGCGTGCTGGGCAGGGGGTGAAGGAAGCGATGAACTTCGGATCAAGGATCATGCCACCCGCCAACTGGAGGACTGGCAGGTGCCACGCCACTGGGTCAGAGTCGGGCGATTGCCCGTGAACGAGCGGGGAAAGATATCCCGGAGCGAACTTCGAGCGCGTTGGCAGCGTGGGGAAAGTCTGGAGGATTGA
- a CDS encoding diaminopimelate epimerase, producing the protein MIFSKYHALGNDYLVIDPSQGSAELTPAEIVRICHRHFGIGSDGILLGPLPSTQADFGLRIFNPDGSEAEKSGNGIRIFSRYLFDTGRVGGEEFTLDTLGGRVRSTVSQQGREVRVEMGRVSFQSDLIPVAGPSREVLQESIPVQGRTFTFCAATVGNPHCVIPLPEVNESLARQYGPGLETHSLFPKRTNVQFLQILDRRNIRIEIWERGAGYTLASGSSSSASAAVAKKLGLVDEHVTVHMPGGQLLIEISPDYDILMTGPVTRVGHGELHPEIYT; encoded by the coding sequence ATGATATTCAGCAAGTACCATGCGCTGGGGAACGACTACCTGGTCATCGACCCCTCCCAAGGGAGCGCGGAACTCACGCCCGCCGAAATCGTTCGCATCTGCCATCGCCATTTTGGCATCGGTTCCGACGGCATCCTGCTGGGACCGCTCCCTTCCACCCAGGCTGACTTCGGCCTCCGCATTTTCAATCCAGACGGAAGCGAAGCCGAGAAAAGCGGCAACGGCATTCGCATTTTTTCGCGTTACCTCTTCGACACGGGCCGGGTCGGAGGCGAGGAATTCACGCTCGATACCCTGGGTGGACGCGTTCGATCCACCGTCAGCCAGCAAGGCCGCGAAGTGCGGGTCGAAATGGGCCGCGTGAGTTTCCAAAGCGACCTCATCCCCGTGGCCGGCCCATCGCGCGAGGTCCTGCAAGAATCCATCCCGGTCCAGGGACGCACGTTCACGTTCTGCGCCGCCACCGTGGGCAACCCCCATTGTGTCATCCCTCTGCCCGAAGTGAACGAATCGCTCGCCCGCCAGTACGGTCCCGGGCTCGAAACTCACTCCCTTTTCCCCAAACGAACGAATGTCCAGTTCCTCCAAATCCTCGACCGCCGTAACATCCGGATCGAGATTTGGGAACGCGGCGCCGGCTACACTCTCGCCTCCGGCAGCAGCAGCAGCGCATCCGCCGCCGTCGCGAAAAAGCTTGGTCTCGTGGACGAACACGTGACCGTGCACATGCCCGGCGGCCAGCTCCTGATCGAAATCAGCCCTGACTACGACATCCTCATGACGGGTCCCGTCACCCGGGTGGGGCACGGGGAGCTGCATCCCGAAATCTATACCTGA
- the bamD gene encoding outer membrane protein assembly factor BamD produces MNRWLFLAFFAVLLAFPMTCPAPLTYRPGEGWVYESVGGGGKWVRTRAKDQLEVAQAAYDKGDYGTSLKAARRTVKVWPLSDYAPKAQFLLGQTYEKKHQDELAFKAYQTLLEKYPKLDNFEEVVARQYEIANRFLGGQWFKLWGYVPFFPNMDKTADMYEKVIRNGPFTETAPQAQMKIGSAREKQADFPLAVKAYERAADRYHDQQTVASDALYKSGLAYHKQTLKAEYDQGTAEKAMSAFGDFTALYPEDPRVPDARKKISNLKSEQARGSYEIARFYEKKKRWDGALVYYSDVVEIDPDSKFAEEARKKIEQLRLKVQNRPVPDPVQPDPAAAVQPAPKANP; encoded by the coding sequence ATGAATCGATGGTTGTTCCTGGCGTTCTTCGCCGTTCTGCTGGCTTTTCCGATGACGTGTCCGGCACCTTTGACTTACCGGCCCGGGGAGGGATGGGTTTACGAGTCCGTCGGCGGCGGTGGCAAATGGGTGCGCACGCGGGCGAAGGATCAGTTGGAGGTGGCGCAAGCGGCCTACGACAAGGGGGATTATGGAACGTCGCTGAAAGCGGCGCGCCGCACGGTCAAGGTGTGGCCGCTTTCGGACTACGCCCCCAAAGCGCAATTCCTCCTCGGCCAGACCTATGAGAAGAAGCACCAGGACGAACTGGCGTTCAAGGCGTATCAGACGCTCTTGGAGAAGTATCCGAAGCTGGACAATTTTGAGGAGGTGGTGGCGCGGCAGTATGAAATCGCGAATCGATTCCTGGGCGGGCAGTGGTTCAAGCTTTGGGGGTACGTTCCGTTTTTTCCGAACATGGACAAGACCGCCGACATGTATGAAAAGGTGATTCGCAACGGGCCTTTCACCGAAACGGCACCGCAGGCGCAGATGAAGATCGGGTCCGCTCGCGAAAAGCAGGCGGATTTTCCTCTGGCTGTGAAAGCCTATGAACGCGCTGCCGATCGCTATCACGATCAGCAAACGGTGGCCTCGGACGCGCTCTACAAGTCTGGACTGGCGTATCACAAACAAACTTTGAAGGCGGAGTACGACCAGGGCACCGCCGAGAAGGCCATGTCCGCTTTCGGCGATTTTACGGCCCTTTATCCTGAGGATCCCCGAGTGCCGGACGCGCGCAAGAAGATCTCCAACTTGAAGTCGGAACAAGCGCGCGGCAGTTACGAGATCGCCCGATTCTACGAAAAGAAGAAACGCTGGGATGGGGCGCTGGTTTATTACAGCGACGTGGTGGAGATTGATCCCGATTCGAAATTCGCCGAGGAAGCGCGGAAGAAAATCGAGCAACTGCGGCTCAAGGTCCAGAACCGGCCGGTTCCCGATCCGGTTCAGCCCGATCCGGCGGCCGCGGTCCAACCTGCCCCGAAGGCCAATCCGTGA